A part of Antechinus flavipes isolate AdamAnt ecotype Samford, QLD, Australia chromosome 6, AdamAnt_v2, whole genome shotgun sequence genomic DNA contains:
- the LOC127541578 gene encoding olfactory receptor 8K5-like encodes MDKWNETTFIQVTEFILMGITDHPDLQIPLFLVFLIIYLVIVLGNVGLIILTKIDSHLKTPMYFFLRNLAFIDLGYSTAIGPKMLVNFVVEKNTISYTACAIQLVVFITLMINELFMLSVMAYDRYVAICNPLLYMVIMSDKMCCLLVSIPYVYSSFEALLITIKIFNSSFWKSNIISHFYCDSLPLLSILCRDAKDVELILLSLSAFNLIFSLLIVLVSYGFILLAIIRMNSAEGRRKAFSTCGSHLTVVVILYGTLIFMYLQPKSNHSFDTDKMASVFYTLVIPMLNPLIYSLRNKEVKGALKRALENQYHGIMQISN; translated from the exons ATGGATAAATGGAATGAAACCACATTTATTCAAGTAACTGAATTCATTCTCATGGGCATCACAGATCATCCTGACCTGCAGATCCCTCTCTTCCTTGTGTTTCTCATCATTTACCTGGTCATAGTTCTGGGAAACGTGGGCTTGATTATCTTGACTAAGATTGATTCTCACCTGAAAACTCCCATGTACTTTTTCCTCAGAAATTTGGCATTTATTGATCTTGGATACTCCACTGCCATTGGCCCAAAAATGTTAGTTAATTTTGTAGTGGAAAAAAATACCATCTCCTATACTGCATGTGCAATCCAGTTAGTTGTCTTTATAACATTAATGATAAATGAACTTTTTATGCTATCAGTAATGGCTTATGATCGTTATGTAGCAATATGCAATCCCCTACTGTATATGGTCATCATGTCAGATAAAATGTGCTGTCTTTTGGTTTCCATCCCTTATGTCTACAGCTCCTTTGAAGCACTGCTAATTACAATTAAGatttttaattcatctttttgGAAATCTAACATCATTAGTCATTTCTATTGTGATAGTCTCCCCCTTTTAAGTATTTTATGCAGGGATGCAAAGGATGTAGAATTAATTCTTCTGAGCCTTTCtgcttttaatttgattttctctctgCTAATTGTTCTTGTTTCATATGGATTCATTCTTTTGGCCATCATTAGGATGAATTCTGCTGAAGGCAGACGCAAAGCCTTCTCTACTTGCGGCTCCCATCTCACAGTGGTGGTTATCTTGTATGGCACGCTAATTTTCATGTACCTGCAGCCCAAATCAAATCATTCCTTTGATACAGACAAAATGGCTTCTGTCTTTTATACCCTGGTTATTCCCATGCTGAATCCTTTGATCTACAGTTTGAGAAATAAGGAGGTAAAAGGTGCTTTGAAAAGAGCCCTGGAAAATCAAT ATCATGGAATAATGCAAATCTCAAATTAA